In Elusimicrobiota bacterium, one genomic interval encodes:
- a CDS encoding cupin domain-containing protein, giving the protein MSESESGVLEDLVGKPELLSGLVAYQSGSIVSRRVIHRETGNITLFAFDQGQELTEHTSPFNALIYVVDGDAEISISRKPLSVKTGEIILLPANVPHAVKAVRPFKMLLMMIRS; this is encoded by the coding sequence ATGAGCGAATCCGAGTCGGGCGTGTTGGAAGATTTGGTTGGGAAGCCGGAACTGTTGAGTGGTTTGGTGGCGTATCAGTCGGGCTCAATCGTGAGCCGCCGGGTGATTCATCGGGAAACAGGGAACATCACGTTGTTTGCTTTTGACCAGGGGCAAGAACTGACCGAACACACGTCTCCCTTCAACGCGCTGATTTATGTCGTTGATGGAGACGCGGAAATTTCGATTTCCCGGAAGCCTCTTTCTGTGAAAACTGGAGAAATAATTCTTCTTCCCGCGAACGTTCCCCACGCGGTCAAGGCGGTTCGTCCGTTTAAAATGCTTCTGATGATGATCC
- a CDS encoding NifU family protein — protein sequence MVKVIEVQGTPNPDAVKFITDGRLVERGAKSFENATDATNDDLGKALFASGPVASVFVLDRFVTVTKFPNVGWTELEPKLRAAIELHGKAVEVVAPPPVNDPTNNDEMLSKIEQIIDENVRPALAGDGGGLEVLAYQDGVLSVHYQGACGSCPSASAGTLHAIQNLLQRMLDPKIQVVSV from the coding sequence ATGGTTAAAGTGATCGAAGTTCAAGGCACACCCAATCCGGACGCCGTAAAGTTTATTACCGATGGAAGACTGGTCGAACGGGGCGCGAAATCCTTTGAAAACGCCACAGACGCCACGAACGACGATCTCGGCAAAGCCCTTTTCGCTTCCGGCCCCGTCGCCTCGGTGTTCGTTTTGGACCGTTTCGTCACCGTCACGAAGTTTCCCAACGTCGGATGGACCGAATTAGAACCCAAACTCCGAGCCGCCATCGAACTCCACGGAAAAGCCGTTGAAGTGGTCGCCCCTCCTCCGGTCAACGATCCCACCAACAATGACGAAATGCTTTCCAAAATAGAACAAATTATTGATGAAAACGTTCGTCCCGCGCTCGCGGGCGATGGGGGTGGCCTTGAAGTCTTGGCGTACCAAGATGGGGTCCTCTCGGTTCACTACCAGGGGGCCTGTGGCAGTTGCCCCAGCGCCTCGGCGGGGACTCTCCACGCCATCCAAAACCTTTTGCAACGAATGCTTGACCCAAAAATTCAAGTGGTTTCCGTCTGA
- the ndk gene encoding nucleoside-diphosphate kinase, which translates to MKRELSCVIVKPDGVGKSVVGKILDRLEGEGFRLLAARLIRPSAEKMGEFYAEHKGKPFYSGLLQFMTSGPVVVTAWEGDAVIPRVRALIGSTNPKDAALGTFRAQWGTDNRRNLVHASDSPASGERETAFFFTPEELAPYDPNRWSGSEYAPPVPT; encoded by the coding sequence GTGAAAAGAGAATTGTCCTGTGTGATCGTTAAGCCGGATGGGGTGGGCAAGTCGGTGGTCGGGAAGATTTTGGATCGGTTGGAAGGGGAGGGGTTTCGTCTGTTGGCGGCCCGCCTGATTCGCCCCTCGGCTGAAAAAATGGGGGAATTTTACGCGGAACATAAAGGGAAACCGTTTTACTCAGGCCTCCTTCAGTTTATGACGTCGGGGCCAGTGGTGGTGACCGCGTGGGAAGGGGACGCCGTGATTCCACGGGTTCGCGCGCTGATCGGTTCCACCAACCCGAAAGACGCCGCTTTAGGAACGTTTCGTGCCCAATGGGGCACAGACAACCGTCGGAACCTTGTTCACGCTTCGGATTCCCCAGCGTCGGGGGAACGGGAAACTGCCTTCTTCTTTACGCCTGAAGAACTAGCGCCCTACGATCCCAACCGGTGGTCCGGCTCGGAATACGCTCCTCCCGTTCCGACTTAA
- a CDS encoding isocitrate/isopropylmalate dehydrogenase family protein, whose amino-acid sequence MTTYTISLIPGDGTGPEISTTVQKVLEATGVKIAWDVVEAGADVVEKYGTPLPENVLTSIRKNKIALKGPLTTPIGTGFRSVNVALRKELDLFACLRPCKSYAGVRSRFQNIDLVVVRENTEDLYAGVEYAAQSKEALEIIGWAKGKIFPDAAISIKPISRTGSERIMEYAFDYAVKNKRRKVTAVTKANIMKFTDGLFFDVAREVAKRYEGKIVYEERLIDNMCMQLVQKPELYDVIALPNLYGDILSDLCAGLIGGLGIAPGANMGKGIALFEAVHGSAPKYKGLNKVNPTAVLLSSVLMLEYIGEKEASEKLEAAISSVIAEGKDVTYDLKPRPDDPSAVGTKEMGDAIIKKMRSAR is encoded by the coding sequence ATGACCACATACACTATTAGTTTGATCCCGGGGGATGGAACGGGACCTGAAATTTCCACTACGGTTCAAAAGGTTTTGGAAGCCACAGGGGTTAAAATCGCCTGGGACGTGGTGGAGGCGGGCGCTGATGTGGTGGAAAAATACGGGACGCCCCTGCCGGAAAACGTGTTGACGTCCATCCGCAAAAACAAGATCGCCCTGAAAGGGCCCCTGACGACGCCGATTGGAACGGGGTTTCGGTCTGTCAACGTGGCCCTTCGCAAAGAGTTGGACCTCTTTGCCTGTTTGCGGCCGTGCAAGTCGTATGCGGGGGTGCGCTCACGATTTCAGAACATTGACCTGGTGGTGGTTCGGGAGAACACCGAGGATCTCTACGCGGGGGTGGAATACGCGGCCCAATCCAAAGAAGCCCTGGAAATTATCGGGTGGGCTAAGGGAAAAATTTTTCCAGACGCCGCGATTTCGATCAAACCCATTTCCCGTACCGGATCCGAACGAATCATGGAATACGCTTTTGATTACGCGGTCAAAAACAAGCGCCGAAAAGTGACCGCCGTTACAAAGGCGAATATCATGAAGTTCACGGACGGTCTTTTCTTTGACGTGGCCCGGGAAGTGGCCAAACGGTATGAGGGAAAAATTGTTTATGAGGAACGCTTGATCGATAACATGTGCATGCAGTTGGTTCAAAAGCCGGAGTTATACGATGTGATCGCTTTGCCCAACCTGTATGGGGATATCCTTTCGGATTTATGCGCGGGGCTCATCGGTGGGTTGGGGATTGCTCCGGGGGCGAATATGGGGAAAGGCATTGCTCTTTTTGAAGCGGTGCATGGGTCCGCCCCGAAGTATAAAGGGTTGAATAAAGTGAACCCGACCGCGGTGCTCCTTTCGTCCGTCCTGATGTTGGAATACATCGGGGAAAAAGAGGCCTCTGAAAAGTTAGAAGCGGCGATTTCTTCTGTGATTGCGGAAGGGAAGGATGTGACCTACGACTTGAAACCACGCCCCGATGACCCCTCAGCGGTGGGGACGAAAGAGATGGGCGACGCCATTATCAAAAAAATGAGGAGTGCCCGGTGA
- a CDS encoding dephospho-CoA kinase gives MKKSKRNRNWPRLLVGLTGGMGAGKSTVVALLKKRGIPVVDADQIVHRLLRPEGEGFSPALALMGPSVLGPDGRLDRARVADRIFRKKALKKKWEGLLHPLVERELKRRIAAHDRGLLVLDVPLLFETGMDRLVDRTVLVWAPKKISLARIMARGRFTRAQALQRMAAQMSLKDKRRRADFLLDNRGTRADLVQGLTRLFGPRRRAETLPDVYNNVTIS, from the coding sequence ATGAAAAAATCAAAAAGAAATCGGAATTGGCCTCGGCTTCTGGTGGGACTCACGGGGGGAATGGGCGCGGGAAAATCGACGGTGGTGGCGCTTCTCAAAAAGCGTGGAATTCCGGTGGTCGACGCGGACCAAATCGTCCACAGACTTTTGCGTCCGGAGGGGGAGGGGTTTTCTCCCGCGTTAGCCTTGATGGGCCCTTCGGTTCTTGGTCCGGACGGCCGTTTGGATCGGGCGCGCGTGGCCGACCGAATTTTTCGAAAGAAGGCTTTGAAGAAAAAATGGGAAGGGCTTCTTCATCCCTTGGTTGAACGGGAGCTTAAACGCCGTATCGCTGCCCATGATCGGGGGCTTTTGGTTTTGGATGTCCCGCTGTTGTTTGAGACGGGGATGGATCGATTGGTGGACCGAACCGTTTTAGTTTGGGCCCCAAAAAAAATTTCTTTGGCCCGAATTATGGCCCGCGGCCGCTTTACGCGCGCCCAGGCGCTGCAACGCATGGCGGCTCAAATGTCCTTAAAAGATAAACGTCGCCGGGCCGATTTCCTATTGGACAATAGAGGGACCCGGGCGGACTTGGTGCAAGGGTTAACCCGTCTTTTTGGACCTCGACGTCGGGCCGAGACCCTGCCGGACGTTTACAATAACGTTACAATTTCTTAG
- the mutM gene encoding bifunctional DNA-formamidopyrimidine glycosylase/DNA-(apurinic or apyrimidinic site) lyase yields the protein MPELPEVETIRRDLVAFLVGKMISDVQVIDRRVVEGFGPGGRPRRRVRVADFVRTLVGRTVKDLHRRGKYLIFDLGSGPSLLAHLRMTGRLVLGPPDPRARARVIFTEGAPVLNFIDTRRFGELWLADTWHKDPAIAALGPEPLGEGIDPGPWGRQVRRSSAKIQAVLLDQKRIAGLGTIYVTEALFRSGIRPTRRASAVHPSEIPALLGHVRDVLGEGLAHRGVSFRDYRDARGERGQAGERLRVYGKAGKSCPCCRTILRGTKVSGRGAVFCPQCQK from the coding sequence ATTCGGCGGGATTTGGTTGCTTTTCTTGTGGGGAAGATGATTTCGGATGTTCAGGTGATCGACCGCCGCGTGGTGGAAGGGTTTGGTCCGGGCGGGCGGCCGCGGCGGCGGGTGCGGGTGGCGGATTTCGTCCGGACGTTGGTGGGGCGAACGGTGAAGGACCTTCATCGACGGGGAAAATATCTTATCTTTGATTTGGGGTCGGGGCCCTCCCTGTTGGCCCACTTGCGGATGACCGGCCGTTTGGTTTTGGGACCGCCGGATCCTCGGGCGCGCGCCCGGGTGATCTTTACGGAGGGGGCCCCTGTTCTCAATTTTATCGATACCCGGCGGTTTGGGGAACTCTGGTTGGCCGACACTTGGCATAAAGATCCCGCCATCGCGGCCCTTGGGCCGGAACCTTTAGGGGAGGGCATCGATCCGGGGCCTTGGGGACGCCAGGTTCGTCGGTCGTCCGCCAAAATCCAGGCGGTGCTCTTGGATCAAAAGCGAATCGCGGGTCTGGGCACGATTTACGTGACGGAGGCCCTTTTCCGTTCGGGAATTCGGCCCACGCGGCGGGCCAGCGCGGTTCATCCCTCGGAAATTCCCGCGCTCCTGGGTCATGTTCGGGATGTCTTAGGGGAGGGGCTGGCCCATCGGGGGGTTTCGTTTCGGGATTACCGGGACGCTCGGGGTGAGCGCGGTCAAGCGGGGGAACGGTTGCGGGTGTATGGGAAAGCCGGGAAATCCTGCCCCTGTTGTCGAACGATTTTGCGGGGGACTAAAGTGAGCGGAAGGGGAGCGGTGTTCTGTCCGCAGTGTCAAAAATGA